One Streptomyces fagopyri DNA window includes the following coding sequences:
- a CDS encoding universal stress protein, which produces MAGHEFFDPADRKRPLADPTAAEPLAAEDPRQSCDPAFKHGVVVGFDGSTSSERALAYAVGMAHRSGSGLIIVHVANRLPTTVWAGCEPPVFVDVPDHRTEVLGLELACAEYLAEVPWILVERGGDICHELEEVGREYEADAIVVGSTHGIVGRIFGSVAGRLAKRAQRPVIVIP; this is translated from the coding sequence ATGGCCGGTCACGAATTCTTCGATCCCGCGGACCGCAAGCGCCCGCTCGCCGATCCCACGGCGGCCGAGCCCCTGGCGGCGGAAGACCCCCGCCAGTCCTGCGATCCAGCTTTCAAACACGGCGTCGTCGTCGGTTTCGACGGTTCGACGTCCAGTGAACGTGCCCTCGCGTACGCGGTCGGCATGGCCCACCGCTCCGGCTCGGGCCTGATCATCGTGCATGTCGCGAACCGGCTGCCCACCACGGTGTGGGCGGGCTGCGAACCACCGGTCTTCGTCGACGTGCCCGACCACCGCACCGAGGTGCTCGGACTGGAGCTCGCCTGCGCCGAGTACCTGGCCGAGGTGCCGTGGATCCTCGTCGAGCGGGGCGGGGACATCTGCCACGAACTCGAAGAGGTGGGGCGGGAGTACGAGGCGGACGCGATCGTCGTCGGCTCCACGCACGGCATCGTCGGGCGCATCTTCGGCTCGGTGGCGGGGCGGCTGGCGAAACGCGCGCAGCGCCCGGTGATCGTCATCCCCTGA
- a CDS encoding acetate uptake transporter, with amino-acid sequence MDNDVSSGSTTSTLGQLALGLTLLLFGLGNTRVIDGVTAADSVSLATYVGGIALFVAGLFAFRDGDAFTGTAFTALGAFWFTWGVTADGRMSANATGLFLLLFALVALTLTAGASGAPLLARGTYALLFVALVLLAVSQFGDSAALAKAGGWFAAAGGLLAWYAATAALAHWPTALPGRAAGRGVTATG; translated from the coding sequence GTGGACAATGACGTCTCCTCGGGAAGCACCACCTCGACTCTCGGCCAACTCGCCCTCGGGCTGACCCTGTTGCTCTTCGGTCTCGGGAACACCCGGGTGATCGACGGAGTGACGGCGGCCGACTCCGTCTCCCTCGCCACGTACGTCGGCGGGATCGCGCTCTTCGTCGCCGGCCTGTTCGCCTTCCGTGACGGTGACGCCTTCACCGGTACGGCGTTCACGGCGCTCGGCGCGTTCTGGTTCACCTGGGGCGTCACCGCCGACGGGCGGATGTCCGCCAACGCCACCGGCCTCTTCCTGCTCCTGTTCGCGCTCGTCGCGCTGACCCTGACCGCCGGCGCGAGCGGTGCCCCGCTGCTCGCCCGGGGGACGTACGCGCTGCTGTTCGTGGCCCTTGTCCTGCTGGCCGTCAGCCAGTTCGGCGACAGCGCCGCCCTCGCCAAGGCCGGCGGCTGGTTCGCCGCGGCCGGCGGACTGCTGGCCTGGTACGCGGCCACGGCGGCGCTCGCCCACTGGCCCACCGCGCTTCCCGGACGCGCCGCCGGCCGGGGGGTGACGGCCACCGGCTGA
- the glmS gene encoding glutamine--fructose-6-phosphate transaminase (isomerizing), whose product MCGIVGYIGRRDVAPLLLEGLQRLEYRGYDSAGIVVTTPKAAGLKMVKAKGRVRDLEAKVPARFKGTTGIAHTRWATHGAPSDVNAHPHMSADNKVAIVHNGIIDNAGDLRKKLEADGVEFLSETDTEVLTHLIARSQAETLEEKVRQALRVIEGTYGIAVMHADFPDRIVVARNGSPVVLGIGEKEMFVASDIAALVTHTRQIVTLDDGEMATLKADDFRTYTTEGTRTTAEPTTVEWEAASYDMGGHDTYMHKEIHEQADAVDRVLRGRIDDRFSTVHLGGLNLDAREARQIRRVKILGCGTSYHAGMIGAQMIEELARIPADAEPASEFRYRNAVVDPDTLYVAVSQSGETYDVLAAVQELKRKGARVLGVVNVVGSAIAREADGGMYVHAGPEVCVVSTKCFTNTTVAFALLALHLGRTRDLSVRDGKRIIEGLRRLPGQISEILEREDEIKKLAEEYAEARSMLFIGRVRGYPVAREASLKLKEVSYIHAEAYPASELKHGPLALIEPALPTVAIVPDDDLLEKNRAALEEIKARSGKILAVAHQEQEKADRTIVVPKNEDELDPILLGIPLQLLAYHTALVLGRDIDKPRNLAKSVTVE is encoded by the coding sequence ATGTGCGGAATTGTCGGATACATCGGCAGGCGTGACGTGGCTCCGCTGCTGCTCGAAGGTCTGCAGCGGCTGGAGTACCGCGGCTACGACTCGGCGGGCATCGTGGTCACCACGCCGAAGGCGGCCGGCCTGAAGATGGTCAAGGCCAAGGGCCGGGTCCGCGACCTGGAGGCCAAGGTCCCCGCACGCTTCAAGGGCACCACCGGCATCGCCCACACCCGCTGGGCCACCCACGGCGCGCCCTCCGACGTCAACGCGCACCCGCACATGTCGGCCGACAACAAGGTCGCGATCGTCCACAACGGCATCATCGACAACGCCGGCGACCTGCGGAAGAAGCTGGAAGCCGACGGCGTCGAGTTCCTCTCCGAGACCGACACCGAGGTCCTCACCCACCTCATCGCCCGCTCCCAGGCCGAGACCCTGGAGGAGAAGGTCCGCCAGGCGCTGCGCGTGATCGAGGGCACCTACGGCATCGCCGTGATGCACGCCGACTTCCCCGACCGCATCGTGGTGGCCCGCAACGGCTCCCCGGTCGTGCTCGGCATCGGCGAGAAGGAGATGTTCGTCGCCTCGGACATCGCCGCCCTGGTCACCCACACGCGGCAGATAGTGACGCTGGACGACGGCGAGATGGCGACGCTCAAGGCCGACGACTTCCGCACGTACACCACCGAGGGCACCCGGACGACGGCCGAGCCGACCACCGTGGAGTGGGAGGCCGCGTCGTACGACATGGGCGGCCACGACACGTACATGCACAAGGAGATCCACGAGCAGGCCGACGCCGTGGACCGCGTGCTGCGCGGCCGCATCGACGACCGCTTCTCCACCGTGCACCTGGGCGGCCTGAACCTCGACGCCCGCGAGGCGCGTCAGATCCGCCGGGTGAAGATCCTCGGCTGCGGCACCTCGTACCACGCGGGCATGATCGGCGCCCAGATGATCGAGGAGCTGGCCCGTATCCCCGCGGACGCCGAGCCGGCCTCCGAGTTCCGTTACCGCAACGCCGTCGTCGACCCCGACACCCTGTACGTCGCGGTCTCCCAGTCCGGTGAGACGTACGACGTGCTGGCCGCCGTCCAGGAGCTGAAGCGCAAGGGCGCGCGGGTCCTCGGTGTGGTCAACGTCGTCGGCTCGGCGATCGCGCGCGAGGCGGACGGCGGCATGTACGTGCACGCGGGCCCCGAGGTCTGCGTCGTCTCCACGAAGTGCTTCACCAACACCACCGTCGCCTTCGCGCTGCTCGCGCTGCACCTCGGCCGCACCCGCGACCTGTCGGTCCGTGACGGCAAGCGGATCATCGAGGGACTGCGCAGGCTGCCCGGGCAGATCTCCGAGATCCTGGAGCGGGAGGACGAGATCAAGAAGCTGGCCGAGGAGTACGCCGAGGCCCGCTCGATGCTCTTCATCGGCCGGGTCCGCGGCTACCCGGTGGCCCGCGAGGCCTCGCTGAAGCTCAAGGAGGTCTCGTACATCCACGCCGAGGCCTACCCGGCCTCCGAGCTCAAGCACGGCCCGCTGGCACTCATCGAGCCCGCGCTGCCGACGGTCGCGATCGTCCCCGACGACGACCTGCTGGAGAAGAACCGCGCCGCCCTGGAGGAGATCAAGGCCCGCAGCGGCAAGATCCTCGCGGTCGCGCACCAGGAGCAGGAGAAGGCCGACCGGACGATCGTCGTCCCGAAGAACGAGGACGAGCTGGACCCGATCCTGCTGGGCATTCCGCTGCAACTCCTCGCCTACCACACGGCGCTGGTACTGGGCCGGGACATCGACAAGCCGCGGAACCTCGCGAAGTCGGTGACGGTCGAGTAG
- a CDS encoding purple acid phosphatase family protein, which translates to MGVPEKLAERMSMAEQHEYLRAKFSRRNMIRGGAVTLGAVAGGAFVPGAVAQAATPTRATAPSAEKVDGALVAPFGRHLAYGNDPRTEITVSWQVPTAVKKPYIRIGAHPWDLSRKIEAEVRTLYTPAGVGASGDHTQYYLHARLTHLRPGKTYYYGVGHAGFDPAAPHLLGTLGTFTTAPDRAEPFTFTAFGDEGVGYHGLANDALLLGQNPAFHLHAGDIAYADPSGAGKTEDTGFDSRIWDQFLAQTETVAKQVPWMPAYGNHDMEAWYSPNGYGGEEARWSLPDNGPDAKNLPGVYSFVYGNTAVISLDANDISFEIPANLGISGGTQTKWLEGQLKKFRASRDVDFVVVFFHHCAYCTSTAHASEGGVRQEWVPLFEKYTVDLVINGHNHQYERTDVIKGNAVSKKLPIGGTAYPETEGVVYVTAGAAGRSLYAFTAPDSYEGNEHEVDSVASFINLKDGKQNETVAWSRVRYLNYSFLRVDVTPASKGRLTTLTVRGIAETGAEVDRFTVARRAK; encoded by the coding sequence ATGGGCGTACCGGAGAAGCTCGCCGAGCGCATGAGCATGGCCGAGCAGCACGAGTATCTCCGCGCCAAGTTCTCGCGGCGCAACATGATCAGAGGCGGGGCCGTGACCCTCGGCGCCGTCGCGGGCGGTGCCTTCGTGCCGGGCGCCGTCGCACAGGCCGCGACCCCCACGAGGGCCACCGCGCCCTCGGCCGAGAAGGTCGACGGCGCGCTCGTCGCCCCCTTCGGCCGTCACCTGGCCTACGGCAACGACCCGCGCACGGAGATCACGGTCTCCTGGCAGGTCCCGACCGCGGTGAAGAAGCCGTACATCCGTATCGGCGCCCACCCCTGGGACCTCTCCCGCAAGATCGAGGCCGAGGTGCGCACGCTCTACACCCCGGCCGGTGTCGGCGCGAGCGGCGACCACACCCAGTACTACCTGCACGCCAGGCTCACCCACCTGCGCCCCGGCAAGACGTACTACTACGGCGTCGGCCACGCGGGCTTCGACCCGGCCGCGCCCCACCTGCTGGGCACCCTGGGCACCTTCACCACCGCGCCCGACCGCGCCGAGCCGTTCACCTTCACGGCCTTCGGCGACGAGGGTGTCGGCTACCACGGCCTCGCCAACGACGCCCTGCTGCTCGGCCAGAACCCGGCCTTCCACCTGCACGCCGGCGACATCGCCTACGCGGACCCGTCCGGCGCGGGCAAGACGGAGGACACCGGCTTCGACTCGCGCATCTGGGACCAGTTCCTCGCCCAGACCGAAACGGTCGCCAAGCAGGTCCCGTGGATGCCGGCGTACGGCAACCACGACATGGAGGCCTGGTACTCGCCCAACGGCTACGGCGGCGAAGAGGCCCGCTGGAGCCTCCCGGACAACGGCCCGGACGCGAAGAACCTCCCGGGCGTGTACTCCTTCGTCTACGGCAACACGGCGGTCATCTCGCTGGACGCCAACGACATCTCCTTCGAGATCCCGGCCAACCTCGGCATCTCCGGCGGCACCCAGACCAAGTGGCTGGAGGGGCAGCTCAAGAAGTTCCGGGCCTCCAGGGACGTCGACTTCGTGGTCGTCTTCTTCCACCACTGCGCCTACTGCACCTCCACGGCGCACGCCTCGGAGGGGGGCGTGCGACAGGAGTGGGTGCCGCTGTTCGAGAAGTACACGGTGGACCTGGTCATCAACGGCCACAACCACCAGTACGAGCGCACGGACGTCATCAAGGGCAACGCGGTCAGCAAGAAGCTGCCGATCGGCGGCACCGCGTACCCGGAGACCGAGGGCGTCGTCTATGTGACGGCGGGCGCGGCCGGACGCAGTCTGTACGCGTTCACCGCCCCGGACTCCTACGAGGGCAACGAGCACGAGGTCGACTCGGTCGCCTCCTTCATCAACCTGAAGGACGGCAAGCAGAACGAGACGGTCGCCTGGTCGCGGGTGCGTTACCTCAACTACTCGTTCCTGCGTGTGGACGTCACCCCCGCGTCGAAGGGCCGCCTGACCACGCTCACGGTGCGCGGCATCGCCGAGACCGGCGCCGAGGTCGACCGCTTCACGGTGGCCCGCCGGGCCAAGTAG
- a CDS encoding DUF4429 domain-containing protein produces MAEIIQKDGTWIFDGDALRLTPGRDRNVSVLRRALGELTVPLGALAGISFEQGKRSGRLRLRLRDGADPLLQATGGRLAEPNDPYQLTVESERYGVAEYVVDEVRNALLLDQVPAGPVDGYLLPGPAVPLSASAGDGTASFDGERVRLEWNWKTEDAKASAGTRCLALSDITGVEWHPAVGLENGCLRFTVRGAGTKAPPKYDPHAVELWGFKKDPLMALVAAAVQARLGHPAASSGRPSAKEPPAVPRPAPEADHDALLRRLRELGDLHRSGVLTDDEFALAKQAVLRRM; encoded by the coding sequence ATGGCGGAAATCATCCAGAAGGACGGGACCTGGATCTTCGACGGCGACGCGCTGCGGCTGACCCCCGGGCGCGACAGGAACGTGAGCGTGCTCCGCAGGGCCTTGGGTGAACTGACCGTCCCGCTGGGGGCGTTGGCCGGAATATCCTTCGAGCAGGGCAAGCGCAGCGGGCGGTTGCGGCTACGGCTGCGGGACGGCGCCGACCCGCTGTTGCAGGCCACCGGCGGCAGGCTCGCCGAGCCGAACGACCCCTATCAGCTGACCGTCGAGTCCGAGCGCTACGGCGTCGCCGAGTACGTCGTGGACGAGGTCCGCAACGCGCTGCTCCTGGACCAGGTCCCGGCCGGTCCCGTCGACGGCTATCTGCTCCCCGGTCCCGCCGTGCCGCTGTCCGCCTCCGCGGGCGACGGGACGGCGAGCTTCGACGGGGAGCGGGTCCGCCTGGAGTGGAACTGGAAGACCGAGGACGCGAAGGCGTCCGCCGGCACCCGCTGCCTCGCACTGAGCGACATCACGGGCGTCGAGTGGCACCCCGCGGTCGGGCTGGAGAACGGCTGTCTGCGCTTCACCGTGCGCGGCGCCGGCACCAAGGCTCCGCCGAAGTACGACCCGCACGCGGTGGAGCTGTGGGGCTTCAAGAAGGATCCGCTGATGGCGCTGGTCGCGGCGGCCGTGCAGGCGCGACTCGGTCATCCGGCGGCGTCCTCCGGGCGGCCATCGGCGAAGGAACCTCCGGCGGTCCCGCGCCCCGCTCCGGAGGCCGACCACGACGCCCTGCTGCGGCGCCTGCGCGAACTGGGGGACCTCCACCGGTCCGGCGTCCTGACGGACGACGAGTTCGCCCTGGCCAAGCAGGCGGTCCTCAGGCGCATGTGA
- a CDS encoding beta-N-acetylhexosaminidase, translated as MRQHRTPRLLGTLLLVAAASISVVGATSSAAGRTAVPLGRVVPAPASVDEGGSPYGITRDTRIRVDDSREVRRVGAYLAGVLRPSTGYRLPVTDRGTGGIRLRLGDRTLGDEGYRLDSGRNGVTITAGKPAGLFHGVQTLRQLLPAAVERDSVQPGPWLVAGGTIEDTPRYGYRGAMLDVSRHFFTVAQVERYIDELALYKINKLHLHLSDDQGWRIAVDSWPRLATHGGSTEVGGGPAGFYTKDQYRQIVRYASERYLDVVPEIDMPGHTNAALASYARLNCDGTAPPLYTGTEVGFSSLCVGKPVTYDFVDDVIRELAALTPGKYLHIGGDEAHSTSHADYVTFMDKVQPLVAKYGKKVMGWHQLTGATPAKGALAQYWGLDDTDAAEKEQVVRAARNGTGLVLSPADRVYLDMKYTEDTPLGQDWAGLVEVRRAYDWDPGTYLPGAPASAIRGVEAPLWTETIVTGADIDYMAFPRLPGVAELGWSPASTHDWDTYKVRLAAQGPRWDALGIGYYKSPQVPWPGV; from the coding sequence GTGAGACAGCACAGAACGCCCCGCCTTCTCGGTACGCTGTTGCTCGTGGCGGCCGCAAGCATCTCCGTCGTCGGCGCGACATCCTCCGCCGCCGGCCGAACAGCCGTCCCCCTGGGCCGGGTTGTCCCGGCGCCCGCCTCGGTCGACGAGGGCGGGTCGCCGTACGGCATCACCCGCGACACGCGGATCCGGGTCGACGACTCGCGTGAGGTCCGCCGGGTCGGCGCGTACCTGGCCGGCGTCCTGCGGCCCTCCACCGGCTATCGGCTGCCGGTCACCGACCGGGGCACCGGCGGTATCCGGCTGCGGCTCGGCGACCGGACCCTGGGCGACGAGGGGTACCGGCTGGACAGCGGCAGAAACGGCGTCACCATCACCGCGGGCAAGCCCGCCGGTCTCTTCCACGGCGTGCAGACCCTCCGCCAGCTCCTGCCCGCCGCCGTCGAACGCGACTCCGTGCAGCCGGGCCCCTGGCTGGTCGCGGGCGGCACCATCGAGGACACCCCGCGCTACGGCTACCGCGGCGCGATGCTGGACGTCTCCCGGCACTTCTTCACCGTCGCCCAGGTCGAGCGGTACATCGACGAGCTGGCCCTGTACAAGATCAACAAGCTGCATCTGCACCTGAGCGACGACCAGGGCTGGCGCATCGCCGTCGACTCCTGGCCGCGTCTGGCCACCCACGGCGGCTCCACCGAGGTCGGCGGCGGACCCGCGGGCTTCTACACCAAGGACCAGTACCGGCAGATCGTGCGGTACGCGTCCGAGCGCTATCTGGACGTCGTTCCGGAGATCGACATGCCGGGACACACCAACGCCGCGCTCGCCTCGTACGCCCGGCTGAACTGCGACGGGACCGCGCCGCCGCTCTACACCGGCACCGAGGTCGGCTTCAGCTCGCTGTGCGTGGGCAAGCCGGTGACGTACGACTTCGTGGACGACGTGATCCGGGAGCTGGCCGCGCTCACGCCCGGCAAGTACCTCCACATCGGCGGCGACGAGGCCCACTCCACCAGCCACGCCGACTACGTGACCTTCATGGACAAGGTGCAGCCCCTCGTGGCCAAGTACGGCAAGAAGGTGATGGGCTGGCACCAGCTGACCGGGGCGACCCCGGCGAAGGGCGCGCTCGCCCAGTACTGGGGGCTCGACGACACCGACGCCGCGGAGAAGGAGCAGGTCGTGCGGGCCGCGCGGAACGGGACGGGACTCGTGCTGTCACCGGCCGACCGGGTGTACCTCGACATGAAGTACACCGAGGACACCCCGCTCGGGCAGGACTGGGCGGGCCTCGTCGAGGTGCGGCGCGCGTACGACTGGGATCCCGGCACCTACCTCCCGGGCGCGCCGGCGTCGGCGATCCGGGGCGTCGAGGCACCGCTGTGGACGGAGACCATCGTCACCGGCGCGGACATCGACTACATGGCCTTCCCGCGGCTGCCCGGAGTGGCCGAACTCGGCTGGTCGCCCGCCTCGACGCACGACTGGGACACCTACAAGGTGCGGCTCGCGGCGCAGGGGCCGCGCTGGGACGCGCTGGGCATCGGCTACTACAAGTCGCCCCAGGTCCCCTGGCCCGGCGTCTGA
- a CDS encoding IucA/IucC family protein, with protein MTLSDAVSHLSPERWEQAGRLLVRKALAEFAHERLITPEATGDGRYVVHSDDGLTRYGFTATVRSLDHWQIDAASITRHRDGTELPLAAADFFIELRKSLGLSDEILPVYLEEISSTLSSTCFKLTKPRVTSAELTRAGFQAIETGMTEGHPCFVANNGRLGFGVHEYLSYAPETASPVRLVWLAAHRSRAAFTAGVGITYESFVREELGEPALARFAATLTGQGLDPEDYLLIPVHPWQWWNKLSVTFAAEVARRHLVCLGEGDDEYLAQQSIRTFFNSSSPEKHYVKTALSVLNMGFMRGLSAAYMEATPAINDWLAQLVDNDPVLRSTGLSVIRERAAVGYRHLEYEAATDRYSPYRKMLAALWRESPVASLQEGETLATMASLLHVDHEGASFAGALIERSGLTPVEWLRRYLHAYLTPLLHSFYAYDLVYMPHGENVILVLADGAVRRAVYKDIAEEIAVMDPQAVLPPAVERIRVEVPEDKKLLSIFTDVFDCFFRFLAANLAAEGILDEDVFWRTVAESVRAYQDATPELADRFTQYDLFAPEFALSCLNRLQLRDNRQMVDLTDPSGALQLVGTLRNPIAGR; from the coding sequence ATGACCCTGTCCGACGCCGTGTCCCACCTCTCCCCCGAACGCTGGGAGCAGGCAGGCCGTCTCCTCGTCCGCAAGGCGCTCGCCGAGTTCGCGCACGAGCGGCTGATCACACCGGAGGCCACGGGTGACGGCCGATACGTCGTCCACAGCGACGACGGCCTGACCCGCTACGGGTTCACCGCGACCGTCCGCTCCCTCGATCACTGGCAGATCGACGCCGCGTCGATCACCCGTCACCGGGACGGTACCGAACTCCCGCTCGCCGCCGCGGACTTCTTCATCGAGCTGAGGAAGTCGCTCGGTCTGAGCGACGAGATCCTGCCGGTCTATCTGGAGGAGATCTCCTCCACCCTCTCGAGCACCTGCTTCAAGCTCACCAAACCGCGGGTCACCTCCGCCGAGCTCACCCGGGCGGGGTTCCAGGCGATCGAGACGGGCATGACCGAGGGCCATCCCTGCTTCGTCGCCAACAACGGGCGGCTCGGCTTCGGTGTCCACGAGTACCTGTCCTACGCGCCCGAGACCGCGAGCCCGGTCCGGCTGGTGTGGCTGGCCGCGCACCGCTCCCGGGCCGCGTTCACGGCGGGTGTGGGCATCACGTACGAGTCCTTCGTGCGTGAGGAGCTCGGCGAGCCGGCACTGGCCCGGTTCGCCGCCACGCTCACCGGACAGGGACTCGACCCGGAGGACTACCTCCTGATCCCCGTCCACCCCTGGCAGTGGTGGAACAAGCTCTCGGTGACCTTCGCGGCCGAGGTCGCCCGGCGGCACCTGGTGTGCCTGGGCGAGGGGGACGACGAGTACCTGGCCCAGCAGTCGATCCGCACGTTCTTCAACTCGTCGAGTCCCGAGAAGCACTACGTGAAGACCGCTCTGTCGGTCCTCAACATGGGCTTCATGCGGGGGCTCTCGGCCGCGTACATGGAGGCGACGCCGGCGATCAACGACTGGCTGGCCCAGCTCGTCGACAACGACCCGGTGCTCAGGTCCACCGGCCTGTCCGTCATCCGCGAGCGTGCCGCCGTCGGGTACCGCCACCTGGAGTACGAGGCGGCCACCGACCGCTACTCCCCGTACCGCAAGATGCTCGCCGCCCTGTGGCGGGAGAGCCCCGTGGCCTCCCTCCAGGAGGGCGAGACCCTGGCGACGATGGCCTCCCTGCTCCATGTCGACCACGAGGGCGCCTCCTTCGCGGGCGCGCTCATCGAGCGGTCGGGGCTGACGCCGGTGGAGTGGCTGCGGCGATATCTGCACGCCTACCTCACCCCGCTGCTGCACAGCTTCTACGCCTACGACCTCGTCTACATGCCGCACGGCGAGAACGTCATCCTGGTCCTGGCGGACGGTGCCGTGCGGCGCGCGGTCTACAAGGACATCGCGGAGGAGATCGCCGTCATGGATCCGCAGGCGGTGCTGCCGCCCGCGGTCGAGCGGATCCGCGTCGAGGTCCCCGAGGACAAGAAGCTCCTGTCGATTTTCACGGACGTCTTCGACTGCTTCTTCCGCTTCCTCGCGGCGAACCTCGCGGCCGAGGGCATCCTCGACGAGGACGTCTTCTGGCGGACGGTCGCCGAGTCGGTGCGCGCCTACCAGGACGCGACGCCCGAACTCGCCGACAGGTTCACCCAGTACGACCTGTTCGCGCCCGAGTTCGCGCTGTCCTGCCTCAACCGGCTCCAGTTGAGGGACAACCGGCAGATGGTGGACCTGACGGATCCGTCCGGTGCGCTGCAACTGGTCGGCACGCTGCGGAACCCGATCGCGGGCCGATGA
- a CDS encoding GNAT family N-acetyltransferase: MSRTGIGVLTVRPLDPIQDSGLLHGWVTHPKAAFWMMQGAKLHDVEREYMAIAAAEHHHAYLGLRDGEPAFLMESYDPRHVELVGLYEPEPGDVGMHFLVAPTDTPVHGFTRAVITTVMKHLFADPATRRVVVEPDVGNTAVHALNEAVGFVAEREIDKPEKRALLSFCTRERFEAAVGAAV; encoded by the coding sequence ATGAGCCGCACCGGCATAGGTGTCCTCACCGTCCGCCCGCTCGACCCGATCCAGGACTCCGGGCTGCTGCACGGCTGGGTGACGCACCCCAAGGCCGCCTTCTGGATGATGCAGGGCGCGAAACTGCACGACGTGGAGCGCGAGTACATGGCCATCGCGGCCGCCGAGCACCACCACGCGTACCTCGGGCTGCGCGACGGCGAGCCCGCGTTCCTGATGGAGAGCTACGACCCGCGCCATGTCGAACTGGTCGGCCTCTACGAGCCCGAACCCGGCGACGTCGGCATGCACTTCCTGGTCGCGCCGACCGACACACCCGTGCACGGTTTCACCCGGGCCGTGATCACCACGGTGATGAAGCACCTGTTCGCCGACCCGGCGACCCGGCGCGTCGTCGTCGAGCCCGACGTGGGCAACACGGCCGTGCACGCGCTCAACGAAGCCGTCGGCTTCGTGGCCGAGCGGGAGATCGACAAGCCCGAGAAGCGCGCGCTGCTCAGCTTCTGTACGCGGGAGCGGTTCGAGGCAGCGGTAGGAGCAGCCGTATGA
- a CDS encoding lysine N(6)-hydroxylase/L-ornithine N(5)-oxygenase family protein encodes MTALPESVEDTGKTYDFVGIGLGPFNLGLACLTEPIAELDGVFLESKPDFEWHSGMFLEGAHLQTPFMSDLVTLADPTSPYSFLNYLKESGRLYAFYIRENFYPLRVEYDDYCRWAASKLSSVRFSTTVAEVTYEDAAGVYAVRTEAGDTYRGRHLVLGTGTPPYLPEACADLGGDFIHNSRYLTHKKELQAKESITLVGSGQSAAEIYYDLLSEIDVHGYRLNWVTRSPRFFPLEYTKLTLEMTSPEYIDYFHALPEQTRYRLQTEQKGLFKGIDGELIDAIFDLLYQKNLGGPVATRLLTNSALNSVRHEDGGYTLGLRQEEQGKDYELHSEGLILATGYKYTEPAFLAPVRDRLRYDTRGNFDVARNYAVDTTGRGVFLQNAGVHTHSITSPDLGMGAYRNASIIRELLGTEYYPVEKSIAFQEFAV; translated from the coding sequence TTGACCGCGCTTCCTGAATCCGTCGAAGACACCGGAAAGACATACGACTTCGTAGGGATCGGTCTCGGCCCCTTCAATCTCGGTCTCGCCTGTCTGACCGAGCCGATCGCCGAACTGGACGGCGTCTTCCTGGAGTCCAAGCCGGACTTCGAGTGGCACTCCGGGATGTTCCTGGAGGGCGCGCACCTGCAGACCCCGTTCATGTCGGACCTGGTGACCCTCGCCGACCCGACCTCTCCCTACTCCTTCCTCAACTACCTGAAGGAATCGGGCCGTCTGTACGCCTTCTACATCCGCGAGAACTTCTACCCGCTGCGCGTCGAGTACGACGACTACTGCCGCTGGGCCGCGTCGAAACTCTCCAGCGTCCGCTTCTCCACCACGGTCGCCGAGGTGACGTACGAGGACGCTGCCGGGGTCTACGCCGTACGGACCGAGGCCGGTGACACCTACCGCGGCCGCCACCTGGTCCTCGGCACCGGCACCCCGCCGTACCTCCCGGAGGCCTGCGCGGACCTCGGCGGCGACTTCATCCACAACTCCCGTTACCTCACGCACAAGAAGGAGTTGCAGGCGAAGGAGTCGATCACCCTGGTCGGCAGCGGGCAGTCCGCCGCGGAGATCTACTACGACCTCCTCAGCGAGATCGATGTCCACGGCTACCGGCTGAACTGGGTGACGCGCTCCCCGCGCTTCTTCCCGCTCGAATACACCAAGCTCACGCTGGAGATGACCTCTCCGGAGTACATCGACTACTTCCACGCGCTGCCCGAGCAGACCCGCTACCGCCTCCAGACGGAGCAGAAGGGCCTTTTCAAGGGCATCGACGGCGAGCTGATCGACGCGATCTTCGACCTGCTGTACCAGAAGAACCTCGGTGGGCCCGTCGCCACCCGGCTGCTCACCAACTCGGCGCTGAACAGCGTGCGTCACGAGGACGGCGGCTACACCCTCGGCCTGCGCCAGGAGGAGCAGGGCAAGGACTACGAGCTGCACTCCGAAGGCCTGATCCTGGCCACCGGCTACAAATACACCGAGCCCGCGTTCCTGGCGCCGGTCCGCGACCGGCTGCGCTACGACACCCGCGGCAACTTCGACGTGGCCCGCAACTACGCCGTCGACACCACCGGGCGCGGCGTCTTCCTGCAGAACGCCGGCGTGCACACGCACAGCATCACCAGTCCCGACCTGGGCATGGGCGCCTACCGCAACGCGTCCATCATCCGTGAGCTGCTCGGTACCGAGTACTACCCGGTCGAGAAGTCGATCGCGTTCCAGGAGTTCGCCGTATGA